From a single Gavia stellata isolate bGavSte3 chromosome 15, bGavSte3.hap2, whole genome shotgun sequence genomic region:
- the DHX38 gene encoding pre-mRNA-splicing factor ATP-dependent RNA helicase PRP16, with the protein MAEASEESLHRLAGTSPDAEAGGLVLRRRSAAAEQHVFKAPAPRASLLGLDVLAAQKRREREEEAAGGKRSRVSSYKDWEEGRDEAGSPEEDEEDEETDRSSRSARKDRHYRSVHVETPSYTGGVSEEFWERSRQRERERREHGVFASSKEEKERKKERNRDRDHDRKRDREERDRSRHSSRSERDGSSERSSRRSEPESPKHRPKDAATPSRSSWEEDDSGYSSARRSQWESPSPTPSYRDSERSHRASSLRDTDRRDRDRSVRSRYSDKTPLPTPSYKYNEWADDRKHLGATPRLSRGRGRRADGEEGIAFESEEERQQWEDDQRQADRDWYMMDEGYDEFHNPLAYSSEEYVKKREQHLHKQRQKRISAQRRQINEDNERWETNRMLTSGVVHRIEVDEDFEEDNSAKVHLLVHNLVPPFLDGRIVFTKQPEPVIPVKDATSDLAIIARKGSQLVRKHREQKERKRAQHKHWELAGTKLGDIMGIKKEEEKDEMVTEDGKVDYRTEQKFAEHMKEKSEASSEFAKKKSILEQRQYLPIFAVQQELLSILRDNSIVIVVGETGSGKTTQLTQYLHEDGYTDYGMIGCTQPRRVAAMSVAKRVSEEMGVRLGEEVGYAIRFEDCTSENTVIKYMTDGILLRESLREADLDNYSAIIMDEAHERSLNTDVLFGLLREVVARRSDLKLVVTSATMDADKFASFFGNVPIFHIPGRTFPVDILFSKTPQEDYVEAAVKQALQVHLSGAPGDILVFMPGQEDIEVTSEQIVEHLEELEKAPALAVLPIYSQLPSDLQAKIFQKAPDGVRKCIVATNIAETSLTVDGIMFVIDSGYCKLKVFNPRIGMDALQIYPISQANANQRAGRAGRTGPGHCFRLYTQSAYKNELLTTTVPEIQRTNLANVVLLLKSLGVQDLLQFHFMDPPPEDNMLNSMYQLWILGALDNTGGLTSTGRLMVEFPLDPALSKMLIVSCDMGCSSEILLIVSMLSVPAIFYRPKGREEESDQVREKFAVPESDHLTYLNVYLQWKNNSYSTLWCNQHFIHAKAMRKVREVRAQLKDIMVQQRMSLASCGTDWDVVRKCICAAYFHQAAKLKGIGEYVNIRTGMPCHLHPTSSLFGMGYTPDYIVYHELVMTTKEYMQCVTAVDGEWLAELGPMFYSIKHAGKSRQENRRRAKEEVSAMEEEMALAEEQLRARREEQERRNPLGSARSTKIYTPGRKEQGEPLTPRRTPARFGL; encoded by the exons ATGGCCGAGGCGAGCGAGGAGTCGCTGCACCGGCTGGCGGGGACGAGCCCGGACGCCGAGGCGGGCGGGCTGGTGCTGCGGAGGCGGAGCGCCGCCGCCGAGCAGCACGTCTTCAAGGCGCCGGCACCGCGGGCCTCCTTGCTGGGCCTGGACGTGTTGGCGGCGCAGAAGCGGCGGGAGCGCGAGGAGGAGGCGGCTGGTGGAAAGCGGTCACGGGTCTCCTCCTACAAGGACTGGGAAGAGGGCCGTGATGAGGCGGGCAGCCCcgaggaggacgaggaggacGAGGAGACCGATCGGAGCAGCCGCAGCGCTCGCAAGGACAG GCATTACCGTTCTGTCCATGTGGAAACACCTTCCTACACAGGGGGTGTCAGCGAGGAGTTTTGGGAACGCAGCCGGCAGCGGGAAAGGGAGCGTCGGGAACATGGTGTCTTTGCCTCCtccaaggaggagaaggaacgAAAGAAGGAACGCAATAGGGATCGGGACCACGATCGTAAACGGGACCGTG AGGAGCGGGATAGAAGTCGTCACAGCAGCCGATCTGAGAGAGATGGCTCATCGGAgcggagcagcaggaggagtGAACCAGAGAGTCCTAAACATCGGCCCAAAG ATGCAGCCACGCCGTCTCGCTCCAGCTGGGAGGAAGATGATAGTGGCTACAGCAGTGCCCGCCGCTCACAGTGGGAATCTCCTTCACCTACGCCTTCCTATCGAGACTCGGAGCGCAGCCACCGGGCATCATCACTGCGGGACACAGACCGGAGAGACCGGGACAG GTCTGTGAGGAGCAGGTACTCAGATAAGACGCCATTGCCCACACCGTCATACAAATACAATGAGTGGGCTGATGACCGGAAACACCTGGGGGCCACGCCACGGCTGTCCAGAGGGAGAG GGCGGCGTGCAGATGGAGAAGAGGGCATTGCCTTTGAGTCGGAGGAGGAGCGGCAGCAGTGGGAGGACGACCAGCGG caaGCTGACCGGGACTGGTACATGATGGATGAGGGCTATGATGAGTTTCACAACCCCTTGGCCTACTCCTCCGAGGAGTACGTGAAGAAGCGGGAGCAGCACTTGCACAAGCAGAGGCAGAAGCGCATCTCGGCACAGCGGCGGCAGATCAATGAG GATAACGAGCGCTGGGAGACGAATCGCATGCTGACAAGTGGTGTGGTTCATCGAATTGAAGTGGATGAAGATTTTGAGGAGGATAACTCTGCTAAAGTGCATCTGTTGGTGCACAACCTAGTGCCTCCTTTCCTAGACGGAAGGATTGTCTTCACCAAGCAG CCAGAGCCAGTCATCCCTGTCAAGGATGCCACCTCAGATTTGGCCATCATAGCCCGGAAAGGCAGCCAGTTGGTGCGCAAGCATAGGGAGCAAAAGGAGCGTAAGAGG GCTCAGCATAAGCACTGGGAGCTGGCAGGCACAAAACTGGGAGACATTATGGGGAtcaagaaagaagaggagaaggacGAGATGGTGACAGAAGATGGCAAAGTGGATTACAG GACTGAGCAGAAGTTTGCTGaacacatgaaagaaaaaagcgaAGCCAGCAGTGAGTTCGCCAAGAAGAAATCAATCCTGGAGCAGAGACAATATTTGCCTATCTTTGCtgtgcagcaggagctgctctccatcctcaG aGACAACAGCATTGTGATTGTGGTGGGGGAGACAGGGAGTGGGAAGACGACTCAGTTGACACAGTACCTCCATGAGGATGGCTACACAGACTATGGCATGATTGGCTGCACCCAGCCCCGTAGAGTGGCGGCCATGTCAGTTGCCAAGCGGGTCAGTGAAGAGATGGGGGTGCGTCTGGGAGAGGAG GTGGGCTATGCCATCCGCTTTGAGGACTGCACGTCCGAGAACACAGTGATCAAATACATGACAGATGGGATCCTTCTTCGTGAGTCACTGCGAGAGGCTGACCTGGACAACTACAGTGCTATCATCATGGATGAGGCGCATGAGCGCTCACTCAATACTGACGTGCTCTTTGGCCTGCTTCGGGAG GTGGTGGCCCGACGCTCAGATCTGAAGCTTGTTGTCACCTCGGCCACTATGGATGCTGATAAGTTTGCGTCTTTCTTTGGGAACGTTCCTATTTTCCACATTCCTGGGCGCACTTTCCCTGTTGACATTCTTTTCAGCAAG ACCCCACAAGAGGATTATGTGGAGGCTGCAGTGAAACAAGCCCTGCAGGTCCATTTGTCTGGTGCTCCTGGAGACATCCTCGTCTTCATGCCTGGCCAGGAGGACATAGAG GTGACCTCAGAGCAAATTGTGGAGCACCTTGAGGAGCTGGAGAAGGCGCCTGCTCTTGCTGTGCTGCCTATCTATTCTCAGCTACCGTCAGACTTGCAGGCCAAGATCTTCCAGAAG GCTCCGGATGGGGTCAGGAAGTGCATTGTTGCCACTAACATTGCAGAGACCTCACTGACAGTGGATGGCATCATGTTTGTGATTGACTCCGGCTACTGCAAGTTGAAG GTTTTCAACCCCCGTATAGGCATGGATGCACTGCAGATCTACCCCATCAGTCAAGCCAATGCCAATCAGAGGGCAGGCCGAGCTGGCCGAACGGGCCCAGGCCACTGCTTCAG GCTCTACACCCAGAGTGCGTACAAGAATGAGCTGCTGACAACCACAGTGCCCGAGATCCAGCGCACCAACCTTGCCAATGTAGTGCTTTTGCTCAAGTCCCTGGGTGTGCAGGACCTGCTGCAGTTCCACTTCATGGATCCGCCCCCTGAGGACAACATGCTGAACTCCATGTACCAGCTGTGGATCCTGGGGGCCCTGGATAACACAG GTGGTCTGACCTCAACAGGACGTCTCATGGTGGAGTTCCCACTGGATCCTGCACTCTCCAAAATGCTCATTGTCTCCTGTGACATGGGTTGCAGCTCCGAGATCTTGCTCATTGTCTCCATGTTGTCTGTGCCTGCCATCTTTTATCGGCCTAAG GGCCGAGAGGAGGAGAGTGACCAAGTGCGGGAGAAATTTGCTGTTCCAGAGAGTGATCACTTGACTTACCTGAATGTTTACCTGCAGTGGAAGAACAACAGCTATTCTACACTGTGGTGCAACCAGCACTTCATACATGCCAAGGCCATGCGGAAG GTGCGGGAGGTGCGTGCCCAGCTCAAGGACATTATGGTGCAGCAGCGGATGAGCCTAGCATCCTGCGGTACTGACTGGGATGTTGTCAGGAAGTGCATCTGTGCTGCATATTTCCATCAAGCTGCAAAGCTGAAG GGCATTGGGGAGTATGTGAACATCCGCACAGGCATGCCCTGCCACCTGCACCCCACGAGCTCTCTGTTTGGCATGGGCTACACACCAGACTACATTGTGTATCATGAATTGGTCATGACCACCAAG GAATACATGCAGTGTGTCACTGCTGTGGATGGAGAgtggctggcagagctgggcccCATGTTCTACAGTATCAAACACGCTGGCAAGTCACGCCAG GAGAACCGCCGCCGTGCCAAGGAGGAAGTGTCTGCCATGGAGGAAGAGATGGCTTtggctgaggagcagctgcGTGCCCGCCGGGAGGAGCAGGAGCGTCGTAACCCACTGGGCAGTGCAAG ATCTACTAAAATCTACACCCCTGGGCGGAAGGAGCAGGGGGAGCCCCTGACGCCACGACGCACCCCAGCCCGCTTTGGCCTCTAA
- the DHODH gene encoding dihydroorotate dehydrogenase (quinone), mitochondrial has translation MACMGRLRVLTAALGGCGLLLGSALAAGDERLYATAVMPALRALPPEAAHGLALRVAALGLLPPARPDGPALEVRVLGQRFCNPVGLAAGFDKQGEAVDGLYKMGFGFVEVGTVTPKPQEGNPRPRVFRLAEDEAVINRYGFNSHGHVAVERRLRARQETQLRLTGAGMPLGVNLGKNKSSTDAAADYVAGVRTLGPLADYLVVNVSSPNTPGLRDLQGKAELQDLLTKVLAERDMLPCKRKPAVLVKIAPDLTAQDKRDIASIICELGVDGLIVSNTTVSRASSLRSRQRTEPGGLSGKPLRELSTQTIREMYTLTQGRVPIIGVGGVSSGRDALEKIRAGASLVQMYTALVYRGPPVVGAVKRELEELLREQGFKNIMEAVGADHRC, from the exons ATGGCGTGTATG GGGCGGCTGCGGGTGCTGACGGCGGCGCTGGGAGGCTgcgggctgctgctgggctcgGCGCTGGCGGCGGGCGACGAGCGGCTCTACGCGACGGCGGTGATGCCCGCGCTCCGCGCCCTCCCCCCCGAGGCCGCCCACGGGCTGGCCCTGCGTGTCGCCGCCCTCGGGCTGCTGCCACCCGCCCGTCCCGACGGCCCCGCGCTG GAGGTGCGAGTCCTCGGGCAGCGGTTCTGCAACCCTGTGGGCCTGGCGGCTGGCTTCGACAAGCAGGGCGAGGCTGTGGACGGGCTGTACAAGATGGGTTTTGGCTTTGTGGAAGTAGGGACTGTCACGCCCAAGCCCCAGGAGGGGAACCCCAGACCCAGGGTCTTCCGGCTGGCAGAGGACGAGGCGGTCATTAACAG GTATGGATTCAACAGCCACGGCCATGTGGCAGTGGAGCGCAGGCTGCGGGCCCGCCAGGAGACGCAGCTCAGACTCACTGGTG CGGGGATGCCCCTTGGAGTCAACCTGGGCAAGAACAAGAGCTCTACCGATGCTGCAGCTGACTACGTGGCTGGGGTCCGGACACTGGGCCCTTTGGCTGACTACCTGGTTGTGAATGTGTCCAGCCCGAACACCCCAGGGCTGCGGGACCTGCAGGGCAAGGCTGAGCTGCAGGATCTGCTGACCAAG GTGCTGGCGGAGAGGGACATGCTGCCCTGTAAGCGCAAGCCAGCAGTGCTGGTGAAGATTGCCCCTGACCTCACCGCGCAGGACAAGCGGGACATTGCTAGCATCATCTGCGAG CTAGGTGTGGACGGGCTGATTGTCAGCAACACCACTGTGAGCCGCGCCAGCAGCCTCCGGAGCAGACAACGCACAGAGCCTGGGGGCCTCAGCGGGAAGCCCCTGCGGGAGCTCTCCACGCAGACCATCAGGGAGATGTACACCCTCACCCAAG GCCGGGTGCCCATTATCGGGGTGGGTGGGGTAAGCAGCGGTCGCGATGCCCTGGAGAAGATCCGCGCTGGAGCCTCACTTGTGCAGATGTACACGGCGCTCGTGTACCGTGGGCCGCCAGTGGTGGGGGCAGTGAAGCGGGAactggaggagctgctgag GGAGCAGGGGTTCAAGAACATCATGGAGGCAGTTGGAGCAGATCACCGGTGCTGA
- the IST1 gene encoding IST1 homolog isoform X3, giving the protein MHKLSVEAPPKILVERYLIEIAKNYNVPYEPDSVVMAEAPAGGEADLIDVGFTDDVKKGGHGGGGGGGFTAPLAGHDGIVPMPVMMPMPMPTPNPPFSYPPPKGPENFNGLPVGTYQPFANIHPPPIPATPPTYESIDEPNANKDTSAPVPGPGPKSEASPKPRAGAPNTFDNFVLPELPSVPDTLPTASAGANSSASEDIDFDDLSRRFEELKKKT; this is encoded by the exons ATGCACAAGCTGAGCGTGGAGGCGCCGCCCAAGATTCTGGTGGAAAGATACCTCATTGAGATTGCCAAGAACTACAATGTGCCCTATGAGCCTGACTCAGTGGTGATG gctgaagccCCTGCAGGCGGAGAGGCAGATCTGATTGATGTGGGATTCACAGATGATGTGAAGAAGGGTGGCcatggagggggaggaggtggtggaTTTACAGCCCCGCTGGCTGGTCATGATGGAATAGTACCCATGCCAGTGATGATGCCTATGCCCATGCCAACACCAAATCCGCCCTTCTCCTATCCGCCTCCAAAGGGACCG GAAAACTTCAATGGCCTACCAGTGGGGACCTACCAGCCTTTTGCTAACATCCATCCACCACCAATTCCAGCAACCCCACCAACATATGAGTCT ATCGATGAGCCTAATGCTAACAAAGACACTTCTGCACCGGTGCCTG GGCCCGGGCCCAAGTCAGAAGCTTCTCCTAAACCAAGAGCTGGGGCTCCTAATACCTTTGATAACTTTGTGCTGCCTGAATTACCGTCTGTGCCAGATACACTGCCAACAGCATCTGCTGGCGCCAACTCTTCTGCCTCTGAAGACATCGACTTTGATGATCTTTCTCGGAGATTTGAGGAGCTAAAGAAGAAAACGTAA
- the IST1 gene encoding IST1 homolog isoform X1: protein MLGSGFKAERLRVNLRLVINRLKLLEKKKTELAQKARKEIADYLAAGKDERARIRVEHIIREDYLVEAMEILELYCDLLLARFGLIQSMKELDSGLAEAVSTLIWAAPRLQSEVAELKIVADQLCAKYSKEYGKLCRTNQIGTVNDRLMHKLSVEAPPKILVERYLIEIAKNYNVPYEPDSVVMAEAPAGGEADLIDVGFTDDVKKGGHGGGGGGGFTAPLAGHDGIVPMPVMMPMPMPTPNPPFSYPPPKGPENFNGLPVGTYQPFANIHPPPIPATPPTYESGPGPSQKLLLNQELGLLIPLITLCCLNYRLCQIHCQQHLLAPTLLPLKTSTLMIFLGDLRS, encoded by the exons ATGTTGGGCTCTGGGTTCAAGGCTGAGCGCTTGCGAGTCAACCTGCGCCTTGTCATCAATCGCCTCAAACtgctggagaaaaagaaga CTGAGTTGGCCCagaaggcaaggaaggagatTGCAGATTATCTGGCAGCCGGAAAAGATGAGCGTGCCAGGATTCGTGTGGAGCACATCATCCGTGAAGATTACCTTGTGGAGGCCATGGAGATCCTGGAGCTGTACTGCGATCTGCTGCTAGCCCGCTTTGGCTTGATTCAGTCCATGAA GGAGCTGGACTCTGGCCTGGCAGAAGCAGTATCTACGCTGATTTGGGCTGCACCACGACTCCAGTCAGAAGTGGCTGAGTTGAAGATT gttGCTGACCAGCTGTGTGCCAAGTACAGCAAGGAGTATGGGAAGCTGTGCCGGACAAACCAGATTGGGACAGTCAATGACAGG CTGATGCACAAGCTGAGCGTGGAGGCGCCGCCCAAGATTCTGGTGGAAAGATACCTCATTGAGATTGCCAAGAACTACAATGTGCCCTATGAGCCTGACTCAGTGGTGATG gctgaagccCCTGCAGGCGGAGAGGCAGATCTGATTGATGTGGGATTCACAGATGATGTGAAGAAGGGTGGCcatggagggggaggaggtggtggaTTTACAGCCCCGCTGGCTGGTCATGATGGAATAGTACCCATGCCAGTGATGATGCCTATGCCCATGCCAACACCAAATCCGCCCTTCTCCTATCCGCCTCCAAAGGGACCG GAAAACTTCAATGGCCTACCAGTGGGGACCTACCAGCCTTTTGCTAACATCCATCCACCACCAATTCCAGCAACCCCACCAACATATGAGTCT GGCCCGGGCCCAAGTCAGAAGCTTCTCCTAAACCAAGAGCTGGGGCTCCTAATACCTTTGATAACTTTGTGCTGCCTGAATTACCGTCTGTGCCAGATACACTGCCAACAGCATCTGCTGGCGCCAACTCTTCTGCCTCTGAAGACATCGACTTTGATGATCTTTCTCGGAGATTTGAGGAGCTAA
- the IST1 gene encoding IST1 homolog isoform X2 — translation MLGSGFKAERLRVNLRLVINRLKLLEKKKTELAQKARKEIADYLAAGKDERARIRVEHIIREDYLVEAMEILELYCDLLLARFGLIQSMKELDSGLAEAVSTLIWAAPRLQSEVAELKIVADQLCAKYSKEYGKLCRTNQIGTVNDRLMHKLSVEAPPKILVERYLIEIAKNYNVPYEPDSVVMAEAPAGGEADLIDVGFTDDVKKGGHGGGGGGGFTAPLAGHDGIVPMPVMMPMPMPTPNPPFSYPPPKGPENFNGLPVGTYQPFANIHPPPIPATPPTYESIDEPNANKDTSAPVPGPGPKSEASPKPRAGAPNTFDNFVLPELPSVPDTLPTASAGANSSASEDIDFDDLSRRFEELKKKT, via the exons ATGTTGGGCTCTGGGTTCAAGGCTGAGCGCTTGCGAGTCAACCTGCGCCTTGTCATCAATCGCCTCAAACtgctggagaaaaagaaga CTGAGTTGGCCCagaaggcaaggaaggagatTGCAGATTATCTGGCAGCCGGAAAAGATGAGCGTGCCAGGATTCGTGTGGAGCACATCATCCGTGAAGATTACCTTGTGGAGGCCATGGAGATCCTGGAGCTGTACTGCGATCTGCTGCTAGCCCGCTTTGGCTTGATTCAGTCCATGAA GGAGCTGGACTCTGGCCTGGCAGAAGCAGTATCTACGCTGATTTGGGCTGCACCACGACTCCAGTCAGAAGTGGCTGAGTTGAAGATT gttGCTGACCAGCTGTGTGCCAAGTACAGCAAGGAGTATGGGAAGCTGTGCCGGACAAACCAGATTGGGACAGTCAATGACAGG CTGATGCACAAGCTGAGCGTGGAGGCGCCGCCCAAGATTCTGGTGGAAAGATACCTCATTGAGATTGCCAAGAACTACAATGTGCCCTATGAGCCTGACTCAGTGGTGATG gctgaagccCCTGCAGGCGGAGAGGCAGATCTGATTGATGTGGGATTCACAGATGATGTGAAGAAGGGTGGCcatggagggggaggaggtggtggaTTTACAGCCCCGCTGGCTGGTCATGATGGAATAGTACCCATGCCAGTGATGATGCCTATGCCCATGCCAACACCAAATCCGCCCTTCTCCTATCCGCCTCCAAAGGGACCG GAAAACTTCAATGGCCTACCAGTGGGGACCTACCAGCCTTTTGCTAACATCCATCCACCACCAATTCCAGCAACCCCACCAACATATGAGTCT ATCGATGAGCCTAATGCTAACAAAGACACTTCTGCACCGGTGCCTG GGCCCGGGCCCAAGTCAGAAGCTTCTCCTAAACCAAGAGCTGGGGCTCCTAATACCTTTGATAACTTTGTGCTGCCTGAATTACCGTCTGTGCCAGATACACTGCCAACAGCATCTGCTGGCGCCAACTCTTCTGCCTCTGAAGACATCGACTTTGATGATCTTTCTCGGAGATTTGAGGAGCTAAAGAAGAAAACGTAA